In one Juglans regia cultivar Chandler chromosome 11, Walnut 2.0, whole genome shotgun sequence genomic region, the following are encoded:
- the LOC109021168 gene encoding UDP-glycosyltransferase 91C1, which yields MENGKVLHVAVFPWLAVGHLVPFMRISKYLAQKGHRVSFISTCRNISRLPKIPPNLSSLINLVSLPLPKVDGLPDRAESSADVPHNKQQLLKRAFDLLDSPLATFLEASRPDWIIYDYTSHWLPRLAAKFGVSRAYFSLFTAACLSFIGPPEVLIDADPRSTAEDFSVVPKWIPFPSNVVYRVHEISKNVDGSSGNESGTSDGIRFGIAAAESDVVAIRTSAEFEPEWLNLLAELYRKPLHPIGFLPPVMEDEEEENDARWVYIEEWLEKRRVNSVVYVALGTEATLSPQELNELALGLEQSGLPFFWVLRNALAQNELPAGFEERVRDSGIVHVGWVPQVKILSHDSVGGFLTHCGWNSVVEGLGFGRVLVLLPVLNDQGLNARLLQGKKLGVEINRDERDGSFTRESVAESVRLAMVYEAGESLRDRAKEMKGLFGDKDRNDRLVDGFIRFLEENRLSNE from the coding sequence atggaaAACGGTAAGGTTTTGCATGTGGCAGTTTTCCCATGGCTAGCCGTTGGCCACCTCGTACCCTTCATGCGCATATCCAAGTACTTAGCCCAAAAGGGTCACAGAGTTTCCTTTATTTCCACCTGTCGGAACATTAGCAGGCTTCCCAAAATACCTCCGAATCTTTCCTCCCTAATAAACCTCGTCAGCCTGCCTTTGCCCAAAGTCGATGGTTTACCCGACCGGGCCGAGTCCTCCGCGGACGTACCCCACAACAAACAACAGTTGCTGAAAAGGGCTTTCGATTTACTGGATTCTCCATTGGCTACCTTCCTTGAAGCCTCGAGGCCCGATTGGATTATTTACGACTATACCTCTCACTGGCTTCCCCGACTTGCCGCCAAGTTCGGTGTCTCACGCGCCTACTTCAGCCTCTTCACCGCTGCGTGTCTATCTTTTATAGGCCCACCCGAGGTGCTTATCGACGCCGATCCTAGATCGACTGCCGAGGATTTCTCTGTAGTCCCGAAATGGATCCCGTTTCCCTCCAACGTGGTGTATCGGGTTCACGAGATATCAAAGAACGTGGATGGCTCGAGCGGGAACGAGTCCGGCACATCAGATGGCATCCGATTTGGCATTGCCGCTGCGGAGAGTGATGTCGTGGCTATTAGGACTAGTGCCGAATTCGAACCGGAATGGTTGAATTTGCTTGCTGAGCTTTACCGGAAACCTCTGCATCCGATTGGGTTTTTGCCTCCGGTTATGGAGGATGAAGAGGAGGAGAACGATGCGAGATGGGTCTATATCGAAGAGTGGTTAGAGAAACGGAGAGTTAACTCAGTCGTTTACGTTGCACTGGGGACCGAGGCAACTCTGAGTCCGCAAGAACTGAACGAGTTGGCTCTTGGGTTGGAGCAGTCCGGTTTACCATTCTTTTGGGTGCTGAGGAACGCGTTGGCTCAGAACGAGTTACCAGCTGGGTTCGAGGAGCGAGTTAGGGACAGCGGAATTGTTCACGTCGGGTGGGTCCCGCAGGTGAAGATATTGAGCCATGATTCGGTCGGGGGCTTCTTGACTCACTGTGGTTGGAACTCGGTCGTAGAGGGCCTTGGGTTTGGCCGAGTTCTGGTTCTATTACCCGTGTTAAATGACCAAGGACTCAATGCTAGGTTGTTGCAGGGGAAGAAACTTGGGGTGGAGATTAACAGAGATGAGCGAGACGGATCATTTACTCGTGAGTCAGTAGCAGAGTCAGTGAGGTTGGCAATGGTGTACGAAGCGGGCGAGTCCTTGAGGGACAGGGCAAAGGAAATGAAGGGTTTGTTTGGGGATAAGGATAGGAATGATCGTCTTGTGGACGGCTTTATTCGTTTCCTTGAAGAGAATAGGTTGTCGAACGAATAG
- the LOC109021175 gene encoding GATA transcription factor 25 isoform X1, whose translation MYGHPQPLNMPNQISASADDDDVSGAGAGAESIENSHIRYEAHSIDDSGGAVGGVVDDVTADAVYVHGGGGGASEMVIQRHEDTSQLTLSFRGQVYVFDSVTPDKVQAVLLLLGGCELSSGPQTEMLPQNQRGGVMEYPVKCSQPHRVASLNRFRQKRKERCFDKKVRYSVRQEVALRMQRNKGQFTSSKQSEGAYNWGTVQESGQDDSPQEASCTHCGISSKSTPMMRRGPSGPRSLCNACGLFWANRGALRDLSKKTQDHSVSLAEQGEREANNSDCGTAIHTNNNLVTFSHGDNSALIAEH comes from the exons ATGTACGGACACCCCCAGCCCCTGAACATGCCCAACCAGATCTCTGCGTCAGCAGACGACGATGACGTTTCCGGCGCCGGCGCCGGCGCAGAGTCCATTGAAAACTCTCACATTCGCTATGAAGCCCACTCGATCGACGACTCTGGCGGCGCTGTTGGTGGTGTCGTCGATGACGTCACCGCCGACGCTGTTTACGTTCATGGCGGTGGTGGCGGAGCATCGGAGATGGTGATTCAGCGTCATGAAGATACCAGCCAGCTCACGCTCTCGTTTCGAGGCCAAGTCTATGTGTTCGACTCTGTTACCCCTGACAAG GTTCAAGCAGTGTTGCTACTTCTCGGGGGCTGTGAACTATCTTCGGGACCACAAACCGAGATGTTGCCTCAGAACCAGAGG GGCGGTGTTATGGAGTATCCTGTAAAGTGTAGTCAACCACACAGAGTGGCCTCATTAAATAGGTTCCGCCAAAAGAGAAAAGAGCGATGCTTTGATAAGAAAGTTAGATATAGTGTTCGTCAAGAGGTTGCCCTCAG GATGCAGCGCAATAAGGGTCAATTTACTTCTTCTAAACAGTCAGAAGGAGCTTATAATTGGGGTACTGTCCAGGAGTCAGGGCAAGATGATAGTCCACAAGAAGCCTC ATGTACACATTGTGGCATAAGTTCAAAGTCCACTCCAATGATGCGGCGCGGGCCATCTGGTCCAAGGTCTCTTTGCAATGCCTGCGGACTTTTTTGGGCAAACAGG GGGGCTTTGAGGGATCTTTCTAAGAAAACCCAGGATCATTCTGTTAGCCTGGCTGAGCAG GGTGAACGCGAAGCTAATAATTCAGACTGCGGAACTGCCATCCATACAAACAACAATCTTGTTACTTTCTCTCATGGGGATAACTCGGCTTTAATAGCTGAGCACTGA
- the LOC109021175 gene encoding GATA transcription factor 25 isoform X2 codes for MYGHPQPLNMPNQISASADDDDVSGAGAGAESIENSHIRYEAHSIDDSGGAVGGVVDDVTADAVYVHGGGGGASEMVIQRHEDTSQLTLSFRGQVYVFDSVTPDKVQAVLLLLGGCELSSGPQTEMLPQNQRGGVMEYPVKCSQPHRVASLNRFRQKRKERCFDKKVRYSVRQEVALRMQRNKGQFTSSKQSEGAYNWGTVQESGQDDSPQEASCTHCGISSKSTPMMRRGPSGPRSLCNACGLFWANRGALRDLSKKTQDHSVSLAEQVCFS; via the exons ATGTACGGACACCCCCAGCCCCTGAACATGCCCAACCAGATCTCTGCGTCAGCAGACGACGATGACGTTTCCGGCGCCGGCGCCGGCGCAGAGTCCATTGAAAACTCTCACATTCGCTATGAAGCCCACTCGATCGACGACTCTGGCGGCGCTGTTGGTGGTGTCGTCGATGACGTCACCGCCGACGCTGTTTACGTTCATGGCGGTGGTGGCGGAGCATCGGAGATGGTGATTCAGCGTCATGAAGATACCAGCCAGCTCACGCTCTCGTTTCGAGGCCAAGTCTATGTGTTCGACTCTGTTACCCCTGACAAG GTTCAAGCAGTGTTGCTACTTCTCGGGGGCTGTGAACTATCTTCGGGACCACAAACCGAGATGTTGCCTCAGAACCAGAGG GGCGGTGTTATGGAGTATCCTGTAAAGTGTAGTCAACCACACAGAGTGGCCTCATTAAATAGGTTCCGCCAAAAGAGAAAAGAGCGATGCTTTGATAAGAAAGTTAGATATAGTGTTCGTCAAGAGGTTGCCCTCAG GATGCAGCGCAATAAGGGTCAATTTACTTCTTCTAAACAGTCAGAAGGAGCTTATAATTGGGGTACTGTCCAGGAGTCAGGGCAAGATGATAGTCCACAAGAAGCCTC ATGTACACATTGTGGCATAAGTTCAAAGTCCACTCCAATGATGCGGCGCGGGCCATCTGGTCCAAGGTCTCTTTGCAATGCCTGCGGACTTTTTTGGGCAAACAGG GGGGCTTTGAGGGATCTTTCTAAGAAAACCCAGGATCATTCTGTTAGCCTGGCTGAGCAGGTATGCTTCTCATGA